In the Methylomonas rhizoryzae genome, one interval contains:
- a CDS encoding RHS repeat-associated core domain-containing protein, producing MWQWQGAPFGETAANDDPDGDGNHLAFNLRFPGQYYDTETGKHYNVHRNYDPALGRYIQSDPIGLAGGINTYTYVGNNPISRIDPSGLHWSDNAIDGILNSDLYQNLINRIRPPSPSNPPNADIQNYMQQFRSSNTLDCYEISRKIYDFAKGGNILHVEPVVPGMLLIPVNKGYYQGYYHDVYTDGQYVYDPEFASTPIPKGDWTRIIKSINPTGVTISK from the coding sequence ATTTGGCAATGGCAAGGCGCACCGTTCGGTGAAACGGCAGCCAACGACGACCCGGATGGTGACGGCAACCACTTGGCCTTTAACCTGCGCTTCCCTGGGCAGTATTACGATACGGAAACGGGAAAGCATTACAATGTCCACCGAAATTACGACCCGGCGCTGGGCCGGTATATCCAGAGCGATCCGATTGGGTTGGCTGGCGGAATTAATACCTATACCTATGTTGGGAATAATCCTATTTCAAGGATTGATCCGTCTGGATTACATTGGTCTGACAATGCAATTGATGGGATTCTCAATAGTGATTTATATCAAAATTTGATTAATCGAATAAGACCACCTAGCCCAAGTAATCCTCCAAACGCTGATATTCAAAATTATATGCAGCAATTTAGAAGTTCAAATACTTTAGATTGTTATGAAATTTCAAGAAAAATATACGATTTTGCAAAGGGCGGTAATATTTTGCATGTAGAACCGGTTGTACCTGGCATGCTTCTTATTCCAGTCAATAAAGGTTACTATCAAGGCTATTACCATGATGTTTATACGGATGGTCAGTATGTTTATGACCCTGAATTCGCATCAACACCAATCCCAAAAGGAGATTGGACTCGCATAATTAAAAGCATAAACCCAACTGGCGTAACTATTTCTAAGTGA
- a CDS encoding TraK family protein — protein MLQNKQNARGYNRALFMRLRDEIKQALDDGWTVAQIYRLLYEEGKVPFSYQAFRLYANSLILNPGQTRRQAKGDKPEPAAKQAADKVKGFVWNPNPNKEDLV, from the coding sequence GTGCTGCAAAACAAACAAAACGCCAGAGGCTATAACCGGGCGCTGTTTATGAGGTTGCGCGATGAGATCAAACAGGCCTTGGACGACGGCTGGACGGTGGCGCAGATTTACCGGCTGTTGTACGAGGAAGGCAAAGTGCCGTTCAGCTATCAGGCGTTCCGGCTGTATGCGAATAGCTTGATTTTGAATCCGGGGCAGACGCGAAGGCAGGCAAAGGGCGATAAGCCGGAGCCCGCCGCCAAGCAGGCGGCGGACAAGGTCAAGGGGTTTGTGTGGAATCCGAACCCTAACAAGGAGGATTTGGTTTGA
- a CDS encoding DUF3391 domain-containing protein: MIKIIDAKQLTIGMYVCGFDRSWWDLPFYRTRFLLVSLADVQQIQAYCRQVKIDTEKGRDWVPVQTMPAPEPLQVWLFDCAAELDKAFGPDEHCSALDGGDRIVAQLHSGLKTHGDDLLLLCLQAEILQDRQVADLAKALLLLALGLVWKAKQEEALQLCKDGLRLFRSALPESDADPAAALASDNRNAINFIQDFCALSLETPSGRESGFAGAAALLAGPKLKTYDPQLAAHFIDALGLYQPGDIVELNGGELAMVKTIWLQTPRRATVRLLTDPHKRLLENPQELRLYLSAAKAQAIARILAADEPILDLLTQQAKRQTDS, encoded by the coding sequence ATGATTAAAATCATCGATGCCAAGCAATTAACCATCGGGATGTATGTGTGCGGATTCGACCGGAGTTGGTGGGATTTGCCGTTCTACCGGACTCGGTTTTTGCTTGTCTCCCTGGCCGACGTTCAGCAAATTCAAGCCTACTGCCGGCAGGTTAAAATCGATACCGAAAAAGGCCGCGATTGGGTGCCGGTGCAAACGATGCCCGCCCCCGAGCCACTGCAAGTCTGGCTATTTGATTGTGCGGCCGAATTAGACAAGGCCTTCGGCCCGGACGAACACTGTTCGGCCTTAGACGGCGGCGACCGGATCGTAGCGCAATTGCATTCCGGCCTTAAAACCCATGGCGACGATCTGCTGCTTTTATGCTTGCAAGCCGAAATCTTGCAGGACCGGCAAGTGGCGGACCTGGCGAAAGCGCTATTGCTGTTAGCCTTGGGATTGGTTTGGAAAGCCAAGCAAGAAGAAGCGTTGCAGTTGTGTAAGGATGGTTTGCGCCTGTTTCGATCCGCTTTGCCGGAAAGTGATGCAGACCCGGCCGCGGCGCTTGCTAGCGATAACCGAAACGCAATCAACTTTATTCAAGACTTTTGCGCTTTGTCGCTGGAAACTCCGTCCGGTCGCGAGTCGGGATTTGCCGGCGCGGCGGCCTTACTGGCCGGTCCAAAACTCAAAACCTACGATCCGCAACTGGCGGCGCATTTCATTGACGCTTTGGGGCTGTACCAACCGGGCGACATCGTAGAATTGAATGGCGGCGAACTGGCCATGGTGAAGACGATTTGGCTACAAACCCCGCGGCGAGCAACGGTGCGGCTACTGACCGATCCGCATAAACGTTTGTTGGAAAATCCGCAGGAATTAAGACTTTATTTGTCGGCCGCCAAAGCGCAAGCCATTGCGCGCATTTTAGCGGCCGACGAGCCCATCTTAGATCTGTTGACACAGCAGGCCAAACGCCAAACTGACAGCTAG
- a CDS encoding HD-GYP domain-containing protein, with the protein MSERDETRIHVNELRIGMRVTGFETLDKRSPFLLDVVDIRTQADIQAIQKVCDYVFIDVKLQKKQHGYIPTRATDAKTQLSFARAFDQTATTFQQTGSLIKTVLDDIRFGNPFSVEQVKAAVENTVNAVLAQSDAMLLLTQLKQEDEYTAQHSMNVCVMAILLGRELGLPIAELRDLGVCGLMHDVGKMKVPLHILNKPGRLDEQELVIMRNHPVLGRNILMSARNLYPGAVDVAYCHHERLAGGGYPRGLEGATLSKYTRIVTVVDTYDAVTSDRIYKKGIPHLKALGILVDGMKKEYDSSYVTEFINCIGFYPQGNLAELSSGEVALVVEQNRNDRLKPKLLILLNERLEPCERKILDLAAKPLDQRGQPYRIKQIVRAQEHGIDLIALQQQGVFTQSYPSI; encoded by the coding sequence ATGAGCGAACGAGACGAGACCCGTATACACGTCAATGAATTAAGAATCGGCATGCGTGTGACCGGATTCGAAACCCTGGATAAACGTTCGCCGTTTTTGTTGGATGTGGTCGATATCCGTACTCAAGCCGATATTCAAGCCATACAAAAGGTTTGCGATTACGTCTTTATCGACGTCAAATTGCAGAAAAAACAACACGGTTATATCCCAACCCGCGCCACGGACGCTAAAACCCAGCTCAGTTTTGCCAGGGCCTTCGACCAAACCGCCACTACCTTTCAACAGACCGGCTCCTTAATCAAAACGGTATTGGACGACATCCGTTTCGGCAATCCGTTCAGCGTGGAGCAGGTTAAAGCAGCCGTGGAAAACACCGTGAATGCCGTGTTGGCGCAAAGCGACGCCATGTTGTTGTTGACGCAGTTGAAACAAGAGGACGAATACACCGCGCAACACAGCATGAATGTCTGCGTCATGGCGATTTTGCTGGGGCGCGAATTAGGCTTGCCTATTGCCGAGCTCCGGGACCTGGGCGTTTGCGGTTTGATGCACGACGTGGGCAAAATGAAAGTACCGTTGCACATTCTGAACAAACCCGGCAGGTTGGATGAACAGGAACTGGTCATCATGCGCAACCATCCTGTACTGGGCCGCAATATTTTGATGTCGGCCCGCAATCTCTATCCGGGAGCGGTGGACGTGGCTTACTGCCACCACGAACGATTGGCCGGCGGCGGTTACCCGCGCGGTTTGGAGGGCGCTACGCTGTCCAAGTACACGCGGATAGTGACGGTGGTCGACACTTACGACGCGGTTACCAGCGATAGGATTTATAAAAAAGGCATACCGCATTTAAAAGCCTTGGGAATACTGGTCGACGGCATGAAAAAGGAATACGACAGCAGCTATGTGACCGAATTTATCAACTGCATCGGGTTTTACCCGCAAGGCAATTTGGCGGAATTGAGTAGCGGCGAGGTGGCTTTGGTGGTGGAACAGAACCGCAACGACCGGTTGAAACCGAAATTACTGATTTTGTTGAACGAGCGCCTCGAACCTTGCGAGCGGAAAATACTGGATTTAGCTGCAAAGCCGCTGGATCAACGCGGCCAGCCGTATCGGATCAAGCAAATCGTCAGAGCGCAGGAGCATGGGATCGATTTGATCGCGCTGCAGCAACAAGGGGTATTTACCCAATCTTATCCGAGTATTTAG
- the fba gene encoding class II fructose-bisphosphate aldolase (catalyzes the reversible aldol condensation of dihydroxyacetonephosphate and glyceraldehyde 3-phosphate in the Calvin cycle, glycolysis, and/or gluconeogenesis): MALIALRQLLDYAAEHGFGVPAFNVSNMEQVQAIMQAADACDSPVIMQGSAGANRYAGEIFLRHLLQAAVERYPHIPVVMHRDHAPTPAACAQAIQNGFSSVMMDGSLLADMKTPASFEYNTAVTGSVVAMAHACGVSVEGEIGCLGSLEARPDAENPPDHSRLLTDPDEAVAFVEQTGVDALAVAIGTSHGAYKFSRPPTGDVLVTARLQALQRRLPNMHFVMHGSSSIPQEWLQVINDYGGDIPETYGVPVAEIVEGIRYGVRKINIDTDLRMASTGAIRRFVAQADNAAELDARKIYAAARDAMQALCASRYRAFGSAGHAGKIKALPLSEMAKRYR; encoded by the coding sequence ATGGCGTTAATCGCGCTAAGACAACTATTGGACTATGCCGCCGAACACGGTTTCGGCGTGCCGGCATTCAACGTCAGCAACATGGAGCAAGTCCAGGCCATCATGCAAGCGGCCGATGCTTGCGACAGCCCGGTGATCATGCAAGGCTCGGCCGGAGCCAATCGCTATGCGGGGGAGATTTTTCTGCGCCATTTGCTTCAGGCCGCGGTCGAGCGCTATCCGCACATCCCCGTGGTCATGCACCGCGACCATGCCCCGACCCCGGCCGCTTGCGCGCAAGCAATCCAAAACGGCTTCAGTTCGGTGATGATGGACGGCTCCTTACTCGCCGACATGAAAACCCCGGCTTCGTTTGAATACAACACGGCTGTGACAGGAAGCGTCGTTGCAATGGCACACGCTTGCGGGGTTTCCGTGGAAGGCGAAATCGGTTGTTTGGGTTCGTTGGAAGCCAGGCCGGACGCAGAAAATCCGCCCGACCACAGCCGATTGTTGACCGACCCGGACGAAGCGGTCGCATTCGTCGAACAGACGGGCGTAGACGCGTTGGCGGTGGCAATCGGCACCAGCCACGGCGCCTATAAATTCAGCCGGCCGCCTACCGGCGACGTGTTGGTGACCGCCCGTCTGCAAGCCTTGCAACGGCGCTTGCCGAACATGCATTTCGTCATGCACGGCTCCAGCTCGATACCGCAAGAGTGGTTGCAGGTCATCAACGACTACGGCGGCGATATTCCGGAAACCTACGGCGTACCGGTAGCCGAAATCGTGGAAGGCATCCGCTACGGGGTGCGCAAAATCAACATCGATACCGATTTGCGCATGGCCTCGACCGGCGCTATCCGCCGTTTTGTCGCCCAAGCCGACAACGCCGCCGAATTGGACGCCCGTAAGATCTACGCCGCCGCCCGCGACGCGATGCAAGCCTTATGCGCAAGCCGTTATCGAGCGTTCGGCAGCGCCGGGCACGCCGGTAAAATCAAAGCGTTGCCGTTGAGCGAGATGGCCAAACGCTATCGCTGA
- a CDS encoding cytochrome P450, translated as MHSTISPPTNPGQAVPLQEHSVILPMLRSIKRPIAALTSIHRAHGDLVLGRFFAKRILFVCDPAAIEQLYGYEGKGLLNRDFIYEAKKTFFGDGLVNSRSDLWSKQRRLLQPWFTKDAVKSWESIISAETRAMLRQMQTAGQTEVDLSARIKLLIQRIFIRILLGRSVDELSNSAELIRVIDTISQELLPQLGTEIMFGRLKRFLPLRTRRYRQAVAYLRDFIRQQIDNRPAVPGQDMISLFMQAEDRNTGYKMSAALLQDEAVNLFYAGQDTTINTLLWFFYLTGKHAKVREKVGAEVRALPADATAAQVLSGLPYTKAAIQETLRLYPPTTALSNQTAADIRLGPYTIRKGTTIMFSMYATHRNPRFWDQADSFDPERFTGDGADRHPKYAYFPFGGGLHNCLGRHFVELEMLLIIAEFFRVFSFQTDICAQEAIGITLKPDRPITGKIKAAG; from the coding sequence ATGCATTCAACCATTTCGCCGCCGACCAACCCTGGCCAAGCCGTACCGCTTCAGGAACATTCGGTCATTTTGCCTATGCTGCGTTCGATTAAACGACCGATCGCCGCGCTGACCTCGATACACCGTGCCCACGGAGATCTGGTGCTGGGACGATTTTTCGCGAAGCGGATTTTGTTCGTATGCGACCCGGCGGCCATCGAGCAGTTGTACGGTTACGAAGGCAAAGGCTTGTTGAACCGGGATTTTATTTACGAAGCCAAAAAAACCTTTTTCGGCGACGGCTTAGTCAATAGCCGTAGCGACTTGTGGAGCAAGCAAAGGCGATTGCTGCAGCCGTGGTTTACCAAGGATGCCGTCAAAAGCTGGGAGTCTATCATTTCAGCCGAAACCCGGGCGATGCTGCGGCAGATGCAGACTGCCGGGCAAACCGAGGTGGATTTGAGCGCGCGGATCAAGCTGTTGATTCAACGCATCTTCATCCGGATTTTATTGGGCCGCTCGGTCGACGAGCTGAGTAACAGCGCCGAGTTGATCCGGGTGATAGATACCATCAGCCAAGAGCTGCTACCGCAATTGGGCACCGAAATCATGTTCGGCCGGCTGAAGCGCTTTCTGCCGCTGAGAACCCGGCGGTACCGGCAAGCGGTGGCCTATCTGCGCGATTTCATCCGGCAGCAAATCGACAACAGGCCGGCTGTTCCCGGTCAGGATATGATTTCGCTGTTCATGCAGGCCGAAGATCGTAACACCGGCTATAAAATGTCCGCAGCCCTGCTGCAGGACGAGGCGGTCAACTTGTTCTACGCCGGCCAGGACACCACCATCAATACCTTGTTATGGTTCTTCTATCTGACCGGCAAGCACGCGAAGGTGCGGGAAAAGGTCGGGGCCGAGGTGCGCGCCTTGCCCGCCGACGCTACTGCGGCTCAGGTGTTGAGCGGGTTGCCTTATACCAAAGCGGCGATTCAGGAAACCTTGCGCCTTTATCCGCCAACTACCGCATTGTCCAATCAAACGGCGGCGGATATCCGGTTAGGTCCATACACCATTCGCAAAGGCACGACGATTATGTTCAGCATGTATGCCACGCATCGCAATCCGCGCTTTTGGGATCAAGCGGATAGCTTCGACCCGGAGCGGTTTACCGGCGACGGCGCGGACCGGCACCCCAAGTATGCGTATTTTCCGTTCGGCGGCGGTTTGCACAATTGTTTGGGCCGGCACTTCGTCGAATTGGAAATGCTGTTGATCATCGCCGAGTTTTTTCGGGTGTTCAGCTTCCAAACCGACATCTGCGCCCAAGAAGCGATAGGGATTACCCTGAAGCCGGACAGGCCGATTACAGGAAAAATAAAGGCCGCCGGCTGA
- a CDS encoding transaldolase family protein, which produces MIELYLDSADLAAIKPLAPSLPLAGVTTNPTILAAGGLGLNRLLPQLLDILGPSSRFHVQVVSETVEGIVQEAERLHRLPFDIVVKIPAHAAGLAAIKLVKQRDIPVLATAIYNVQQGMLAAFNGADYLAPYLNRIDNQGCDGVGVVADLQNLVERYQLPCKLLVASFKNVRQVLQVMQLGVAAATLPIDIAKQMLGQPATDAAVRAFADDWQAAFAGKLSFET; this is translated from the coding sequence ATGATCGAACTTTACTTAGACAGCGCCGACTTGGCGGCAATCAAACCGCTGGCCCCGTCCCTGCCGCTAGCCGGGGTCACCACCAATCCGACCATACTGGCGGCCGGCGGCCTGGGCCTGAACCGGCTGCTGCCGCAGTTGCTCGATATTTTGGGCCCAAGCAGCCGCTTTCACGTGCAAGTCGTAAGCGAGACGGTCGAAGGCATCGTGCAGGAAGCCGAACGCTTGCACCGCTTGCCGTTCGACATCGTAGTCAAAATTCCGGCTCACGCCGCCGGTCTGGCGGCGATCAAACTCGTCAAGCAGCGCGATATTCCGGTGTTGGCGACGGCGATCTACAACGTGCAACAAGGCATGTTGGCCGCATTCAACGGCGCCGATTATCTGGCACCGTATTTGAATCGCATCGACAACCAGGGCTGCGACGGCGTCGGCGTGGTCGCCGATCTGCAAAACTTGGTGGAGCGCTACCAATTGCCTTGCAAACTGCTGGTCGCCAGTTTCAAAAACGTGCGGCAAGTGTTGCAAGTGATGCAGCTCGGCGTCGCCGCGGCGACCTTGCCGATAGACATTGCCAAACAAATGCTGGGCCAGCCCGCTACCGACGCAGCAGTGCGAGCCTTCGCAGACGACTGGCAAGCGGCGTTCGCCGGCAAATTGTCGTTCGAAACCTAA
- a CDS encoding RHS repeat-associated core domain-containing protein, with product MYYRARYYDPNQTRFTQRDPLGFTDGIN from the coding sequence ATTTACTACCGGGCCCGCTATTACGACCCGAACCAGACCCGCTTCACCCAAAGAGATCCGCTAGGCTTTACAGACGGCATTAACTGA
- a CDS encoding TNT domain-containing protein — protein MVNFVAPEGTPFPERALPESYISLQLNTYEVVKPIQVDAGPTVPWFDQPGGGMQFELPVTVKELLDSGHLKECLDNPICPNL, from the coding sequence ATGGTGAACTTTGTTGCGCCAGAAGGAACGCCCTTTCCTGAGAGGGCATTGCCGGAGTCTTATATATCTCTGCAACTAAATACTTATGAAGTCGTTAAGCCCATACAAGTAGATGCGGGTCCAACTGTCCCTTGGTTTGATCAACCCGGAGGGGGGATGCAGTTTGAGTTGCCAGTTACGGTCAAAGAACTATTGGATTCTGGACATTTGAAAGAGTGTTTAGATAACCCAATCTGCCCAAACTTGTAG
- a CDS encoding REP-associated tyrosine transposase, protein MPNYRRYRVPGGCYFFTVNLLKRKNTLLVDRIDLLRESVRHCKTAKPFYIDAWVVLPEHMHTIWTLPEGDEDFSGRWKMIKTLFSKGLPVSERRSQVRVKRGERGIWQRRYWEHCIRDERDYERHIDYLHFNPVKHGWVTKVSDWPYSSFHRYVKQGFYCQDWVGGNDLEMERYERRAD, encoded by the coding sequence ATGCCGAATTATCGACGTTATCGGGTGCCGGGCGGTTGTTATTTTTTTACGGTGAATTTGCTGAAACGGAAGAATACATTATTGGTTGACCGGATCGATTTGTTGCGGGAATCGGTGCGGCATTGCAAAACGGCAAAGCCGTTTTACATTGATGCTTGGGTGGTACTGCCGGAGCATATGCATACCATCTGGACTTTACCCGAAGGGGATGAGGATTTCTCAGGTCGCTGGAAAATGATTAAAACGCTGTTCTCTAAAGGGTTACCGGTTAGTGAACGACGTTCCCAAGTCAGGGTAAAAAGAGGCGAGCGTGGAATTTGGCAAAGGCGGTATTGGGAGCATTGCATTCGCGACGAACGCGATTATGAACGCCATATAGATTATTTACATTTCAATCCGGTGAAACACGGTTGGGTAACCAAGGTAAGCGACTGGCCTTATTCCAGCTTCCACCGTTATGTAAAACAAGGCTTTTATTGTCAGGATTGGGTAGGCGGTAACGATTTGGAAATGGAACGCTACGAACGGCGAGCCGATTAA
- a CDS encoding group II intron maturase-specific domain-containing protein — protein MGFAIGVSKGLKSGKSYTHVCPAPKSLAKIKDRITQLTARKRTAIPLEDIVGSMNTSLRGWSGYFHYRNSNGVLGKARVGAISLA, from the coding sequence TTGGGTTTTGCCATCGGAGTAAGCAAGGGATTGAAGTCGGGCAAAAGTTATACGCATGTCTGCCCGGCACCGAAATCGCTTGCGAAAATCAAAGACCGTATAACGCAGTTGACCGCACGCAAACGTACGGCGATACCGTTGGAAGATATTGTAGGCAGTATGAATACCAGCCTTCGCGGTTGGTCAGGCTACTTTCACTATCGCAATTCCAATGGTGTACTGGGAAAAGCCCGCGTAGGTGCGATTAGCCTTGCGTAA
- a CDS encoding putative bifunctional diguanylate cyclase/phosphodiesterase, producing the protein MMLLPEGSFDFALQDVLNRNDHFQSVTEGDACVGKVASLLLYVEPVMADSGCLQVLQRFVSDETLQAVAIVDDKHNAVGIIDRGKISDIFLRPFSRDLLGKKAISEIMDKQPIVVDIKTGIDDVARIIIDSGVRHMVNGFIIHDRGVYVGMATGLSLLKEITHRKQRELFIMAHYDLLTGLPNRLLFKDRLLQACQNAKRLGHLLALIFVDVDRFKAINDSMGHAFGDKLLQNIASRLAASVRQSDTVARLGGDEFVIVLQNVKSSQDVCGIVGDIAEQLRQPIPIYEREIHVTTSMGIALYQDYQDSAEELVRKADIAMYEVKQRGRNGYLLYAPDMEQQDDIRMSLETQLRMAIDGGELSLYYQPQVDLKQNCMIGVEALLRWNHPNLGSISPAVFIPIAEETGLIIPIGEWALKQAVQQHLEWIAQGLPPLRVAVNISAVQFQADGFADKVRRIVADSGIDPAYLELELTESGVMSRAELAIKTLTDLRALGVKLAIDDFGTGYSSLSYLRRFPIDRIKIDQSFVRDIHNTPANEAIVKAIIALGDSLGLEMLAEGVENQQELAWIMSHHCREAQGYHFAKALSPADLRSWYAQSIVIKCP; encoded by the coding sequence ATGATGTTACTTCCGGAAGGCTCATTCGATTTCGCATTGCAGGATGTTTTAAACAGGAACGATCACTTTCAATCGGTAACGGAAGGCGATGCCTGCGTCGGCAAAGTCGCGAGCTTGCTTCTGTATGTAGAGCCTGTCATGGCCGATAGCGGCTGTCTGCAGGTCTTGCAACGTTTCGTATCCGACGAAACCTTGCAGGCGGTCGCGATAGTCGACGACAAGCACAATGCGGTCGGCATTATCGATAGAGGTAAAATTTCCGACATCTTCTTACGGCCGTTTTCTCGCGATCTCTTGGGCAAAAAAGCGATTAGCGAGATTATGGATAAGCAACCCATCGTAGTCGACATAAAAACCGGCATCGACGACGTGGCGCGCATCATCATCGATTCCGGCGTTCGCCACATGGTAAATGGATTCATTATCCACGACCGTGGCGTTTATGTCGGCATGGCTACCGGCCTGTCTCTGCTCAAGGAAATAACCCACCGCAAACAGCGCGAACTGTTCATCATGGCGCATTACGATCTGTTGACCGGACTGCCTAATCGCTTGTTGTTCAAGGACCGTTTGCTGCAGGCTTGTCAAAATGCCAAACGGCTGGGCCATTTACTGGCGCTGATCTTCGTAGACGTCGACCGTTTCAAAGCCATCAACGACTCGATGGGACATGCGTTCGGCGACAAATTGCTGCAAAACATCGCCTCCCGGCTGGCCGCTAGCGTCCGGCAAAGCGATACCGTCGCCCGTTTGGGCGGCGATGAATTCGTGATCGTCCTGCAAAACGTCAAATCCTCTCAAGACGTATGCGGCATAGTCGGCGATATTGCCGAACAACTCCGTCAACCTATCCCGATTTACGAACGCGAAATTCACGTCACGACCAGCATGGGAATCGCCTTGTACCAGGATTATCAAGACAGCGCGGAGGAATTGGTACGCAAGGCTGACATTGCCATGTACGAAGTCAAGCAACGCGGCAGAAACGGTTACCTACTGTACGCGCCGGATATGGAACAACAAGACGACATCCGCATGTCGTTGGAAACGCAGCTGCGCATGGCGATAGACGGTGGAGAGCTGTCGCTGTACTATCAACCGCAAGTCGATCTCAAACAAAATTGCATGATAGGCGTAGAAGCCTTGTTGCGATGGAATCATCCGAATTTAGGCAGCATTTCGCCAGCGGTTTTCATACCGATTGCGGAAGAGACCGGCTTGATCATTCCGATAGGCGAATGGGCGTTAAAACAAGCGGTACAGCAGCATTTGGAATGGATTGCACAAGGCCTGCCGCCGCTGAGAGTGGCGGTCAACATTTCCGCCGTGCAATTTCAAGCCGATGGTTTTGCCGATAAAGTACGACGAATCGTTGCCGATAGCGGAATCGATCCGGCCTATTTGGAACTGGAGCTTACCGAAAGCGGGGTAATGAGCAGGGCGGAGCTGGCCATCAAGACTTTAACCGATCTGCGGGCGCTCGGGGTAAAGCTGGCAATCGACGATTTCGGCACCGGCTATTCCAGCTTGAGTTATTTGCGTCGGTTCCCTATCGATAGAATTAAGATCGACCAATCCTTCGTGCGCGACATTCACAACACGCCCGCCAATGAAGCCATAGTGAAAGCCATAATCGCCTTGGGCGACAGCTTGGGCTTGGAAATGCTGGCGGAGGGCGTCGAAAACCAGCAAGAATTAGCTTGGATCATGTCCCACCACTGCCGGGAAGCTCAAGGTTATCACTTTGCAAAAGCGCTATCGCCCGCAGATCTGCGTAGTTGGTATGCGCAATCGATAGTAATCAAATGTCCATAA
- the tgt gene encoding tRNA guanosine(34) transglycosylase Tgt, whose protein sequence is MEFTLKSRDGKARRGQLTFSRGIVETPIFMPVGTYGTVKSLTPEDLDALGAQIILGNTFHLMLRPGMQVVKAHGDLHDFMRWQKPILTDSGGFQVFSLGDLRKISEQGVMFKSPIDGGKIFMGPEESMQVQRDLGSDIVMIFDECTPYPATFQQAADSMRLSLRWAERSKLAHDGNDSALFGIVQGGMYPELRDESIRGLTDIGFDGYAIGGLSVGEPKHEMLATLDGLMPNMPHDKPRYLMGVGTPEDLVEAVRRGVDMFDCVMPTRNARNGHLFTRYGVIKIRNSQYQFDTRPLDEHCSCYTCRNYSRAYLKHLDKCKEMLGSRLNTIHNLHYYLELMQGMRDAIESHRFDDFVKEFYELRGISAWC, encoded by the coding sequence ATGGAATTCACCCTTAAAAGCCGCGATGGAAAAGCTCGCCGCGGCCAACTGACCTTCTCTCGCGGGATCGTCGAAACGCCGATCTTCATGCCGGTAGGCACTTACGGGACGGTTAAATCGCTGACGCCGGAAGACCTGGACGCGCTCGGCGCGCAAATTATTCTCGGCAACACTTTTCATTTGATGTTGCGCCCGGGCATGCAGGTCGTGAAAGCGCACGGCGACTTACACGATTTTATGCGCTGGCAGAAACCGATTTTGACCGACTCCGGCGGATTTCAAGTCTTCAGTTTGGGGGATTTGCGGAAAATTTCGGAGCAAGGCGTAATGTTCAAATCGCCGATAGACGGCGGCAAAATCTTCATGGGCCCGGAAGAATCCATGCAGGTGCAGCGGGATTTGGGGTCGGACATCGTGATGATATTCGATGAATGCACCCCCTACCCCGCCACCTTTCAGCAAGCAGCCGACTCCATGCGCTTGTCTTTGCGTTGGGCCGAACGCAGCAAACTGGCTCACGACGGCAACGATTCTGCGTTATTCGGTATCGTACAAGGTGGGATGTATCCGGAGTTACGCGACGAGTCCATTCGCGGATTGACCGACATCGGTTTCGACGGCTATGCAATTGGCGGCTTGTCGGTTGGCGAACCCAAGCATGAAATGCTCGCCACCCTGGACGGATTAATGCCGAACATGCCGCATGACAAACCGCGCTATTTGATGGGGGTGGGTACTCCGGAAGACTTAGTGGAGGCGGTCAGGCGCGGGGTCGACATGTTCGATTGCGTCATGCCGACTCGTAATGCTCGTAACGGCCATTTATTCACCCGCTACGGGGTAATCAAAATTCGCAACAGCCAATACCAATTCGATACTCGGCCCTTAGACGAACATTGCAGTTGCTATACCTGCCGAAACTATTCGCGGGCTTATCTTAAACATCTGGACAAATGCAAGGAAATGCTGGGATCGCGGCTCAATACCATCCACAATCTGCATTATTATCTGGAATTGATGCAAGGTATGCGCGATGCGATAGAGTCGCACCGCTTCGACGATTTCGTTAAAGAGTTTTACGAATTACGCGGTATTTCGGCTTGGTGTTGA